The genome window TGCCGACCGAGGCTGGCTGACGGGACGTCAGACGGCTCGCAGCGTGCGGACCCGGGCCCGGTCCCGGTCCCGGTCTCGGCCTCGGCTGAGCTGGGCCAGGGCCTGCTCGGTCGCCTCGTCGGCCGGCAGGAAGACCACCAACTGCTGCGAGCCGTCGGCGGTTTCGAGCACCTCCCGGTCGAAGGCCAGCGGACCGGCCTGCGGGTGGGCCAGCCGCAGGGGGCCACGGGCCGGTACCTGGTGGAGGTTCAGGCGCCGGGTGAACTCGGGGCCGGCGACCGGCGCCAGCTCGCTGCTCAGCCACTCGGAGTTGGCCACGGTGGGCCCGAGCCAGAGGTCGAAGGCCTGCTCGTCGGCCACCGCGTCCCAGTCGGCGAAGAACTCCCGGGCGCGCGGATCGGTGAAGACGTAGCGGGTGAGGTTGGGCTCGGCGGCCTCCAGCAGCCCGCTGTCCGCCATCACCGCCGCGAAGCCGTCGGTGTGGGCGAGCACGTCGCCCAGGCGGTTGGCCACCACGGCCACGCCCGGTTCCAGCAGCCGCAGCGTCTCCAGCAGCGCGGGGCGCACCTGACGGGGCGGCGGCTCCGGCCGGGTGTGCCCGGCGCACTCGCCGCCGCTGATCTTCGCCAGGTAGCGCAGGTGGGCCCGCTCGGGCACGTCCAGGCTGAGCGCGTCCGCGATCGCGTGCACCACCGGGGGCGACGGGTTGCGGTCGCGGCCCTGCTCGATCCGGGTCAGGTACTCCACGCTCACCCCGGCCCGGGCGGCCAGGTCCTGGCGCCGCAGCCCGGGCGAGCGTCGGCGCCCGCGCTCCGGCAGTCCCAGCGCCTCCGGCTGGATGCTGTCCCGTTTGGCCCGGATGAAGTCCCCCAGTGGTGATCCCATGTCAGGGAGCATAGGGCGGCCCGGTCCGGCTCAGCGTGGCCCTGCCGGGGCCAGCCTGAGCGCGGCCTGGTTGCCGTCCGGGCGGCGCAGCACAGTGGTGGCCATGAACACGAACGAGAACACGAACAAGAACCAGAACAAGAACCAGAACACGAACCCGAAGCTCGTGATCATCGTCGGCAGCGTCCGGGAGGGCCGGTTCGGCCCCGTGGTGGCCTCCTGGGTGGCCGAACAGGCGGCCGCCCACGGCGGGTTCGAGGTCGAGGTGGTGGACCTCGCCGACTACGACGTGCCGCTGGCGCTGCCCGCCGAGTCGCCCAAGTTCGCCGGCGACGCCTACCCCCGCCCGGCCGGCCTGGCCCCGCTGACCGCCGCCCTGGACTCCGCCGACGCCTTCCTGGTCGTCACCCCCGAGTACAACCACAGCTACCCGGCCTCGCTGAAGGCCGCAATCGACTGGCACTTCACCCAGTGGACGGCCAAGCCGGTCGCCTTCGTCAGCTACGGCGGCGCGGCGGGCGGGCGGCACGCGGTGCTGCACCTGGAGAACGTCTTCACCGAACTGCACGCGGTGACCATCCGGGACGGCCTGGCCTTCCCGATGTACTTCACCGGCTGGCAGGACGGCGCGCCGCTCGACGGGCAGTCGGCCGGGTACGCCAAGACGCTGCTGGACCAGCTCTCCTGGTGGGCCGACGCACTGCGGACGGCCCGCGCGGCGGCGCCCTACCCGGCGTGACGGCCGGTGCGACCGGCGTCGGTCCGAGCGCCGGCTGAGCCGGTGTCAGTGCGAGAACAGCTCGTCGAGGTGGTACCGGAGGATGCCCAGCGCCGCGTCGCCGTCGCGCTGGCCGCCCAGCACGCTGGAGCCCAGGCCGTTGACCATGGCGGCCAGCCCGGCGGCGGTGGCGTCGGGGTCCCGGTCGGGGGCGATCCCGCCGTCCTGCTGGGCGGCCCGGATCTGCCCGGCGAGGTAGCCCTCCAGCAGGTCGGGCTGGGCGGTGCCGTGCTTGGCGAGCAGCGCGGGGTCGTTCAGCACGAGGGTGTAGTAGGCGGCGTAGGTGCGGGCGATCCGGCGGCTCTCCGGGTCGGTGGGGAGGATGCAGGAGAGGATCGCCGTGATGGTGCTGCGCGGGGTGGGCGGGGTGCCGGCGGCGCTGATCCACTCGGCCATCCGGGCCCGGAGCTGCTCGCCGAGCCGGGCGAGTGCGTCCAGCAGCAGCCCCTCCTTGGTCGTGAAGTAGTACTGCACCAGCCGGAGTGAGACGCCGGCTTCGGCGGCGACGGCGCGCATGCTGGCCGACTGCAGGCCCTCGGTGTCGGCGATCCGCAGCAGCGCCTCGGCGATCTGTCGGCGGCGTTCCTCGTGATCGACGCGTGCGTTCATGGTTCCGGGCCTCCCTCGTGGTACACCCGTATCATGCTGTGATACACATGTATCATGCCAATCAGCCAGCCCACGCGAGTCAGCCGGTTCAAGAACGAGAAGGCTGAAGACCGATTCCGCACCGCCTACGAGCACGCCCTCGGCGAGCTGTGGCCCGGACCCCGGACGGCGCTGAACCTGCCGACCGCCTTCGGCACCACCCGGGTCTACCTCACCGGCCCCGAGCGGGCGCAGCCGATCGTGCTGCTGCCCGGTTCGGGCGGCAACGCGCTGATGTGGCACCGGTACCTCGGCGCGCTGTCCGAACACCACCGGGTGATCGCCGTCGACCCGGTCGGCGAGCCGGGCGCCAGCAGCCAGACCGCGCCGATCGCCGACGGGCGGGACGGCGCGGCCTGGCTGGAGGAGGTGCTGACCGGACTGGAGCAGGCCGGCGTGGAGCTGACCGGTGCTCAGCTGGTCGGCTGCTCCTACGGCGGGTGGACGGCGCTCTGCCACCAGCTCCACCACCCCGGCCGCGTCGCCTCGCTCACCCTGCTGGAGCCGGCCGGCTTCTCCGGCTACGGCGCGAAGTTCTACACCTGGCTGATCCTCGGCGGACTCGCCTCGACCGCGCCCCGGCCGCTGCGCCCCCGGCTGGCCCGGCTGGTCGGCAACAGCACCATCCTGGAGACCGAGCTGATGCGGCTGGTGCGGGCCTCGATGGGGTTCAGCCGGGCGCTGCCGGTGCCGCCGGTCTTCACCGACGAGGAACTGGCCCGGCTGACCGTGCCGATGCGCTTCCTGCTCGGCGGCCGCAGCGCGATGTACGACTCGCAGGCCGTCGCGGACCGGATCCGGCTGCTGCTGCCGGCCGCCGAGATCGAGGTGGTGCCCGGCACCGGCCACGACCTGCCGACCGACCGGCCGGACCTGGTGATCGAGCGGCTGCTCCAAGGGGTCAGCTGAGCGAGGCCAACTCGGTGTCCGAGAGCCGCAGCTGACCCGCCGCGAGGTTCTCGGCCAGGTGCTCCGGGTTGCCGGTGCCCGGGATGGCCAGCACGTGCGGGCCCTGGTGCAGGGTCCAGGCCAGGCGGACCTGGGCGACGGACGCGCCGTGCGCGCCGGCCACGGCGCGCAGCGCCTCGTCGTGGCCGGCCGCCGTGCCTGCTGTGCCCGTCGCCGTCCGGGGCCCGGCGATCGCGGCGAACGGCACGAAGGCGATGCCGAGTTCGCCGCACCGCCGCAGCAGCGCCTGCTGCTCGGCGGGCGCGGCGCCGACGCCGTACGGGTTCTGCACGCAGACCACCGGGGCGATGGCCAGTGCCTCGATCAGCTGCCGGTCGGTGACGTTGGAGACGCCCAGCTGCCGGATCAGGCCGGCCTCGCGCAACTCGGCCAGGGCGCCGAAGTGTTCGGCGATCGACCCGTCGCGGCGGCTCGGCGGCACCCGGAGGTTCACCACGTCCAGGTGGTCGCGCCCGAGTTGGCGCAGGTTCTGCTCGACCTGGCCGCGCAGCTGCTCGGGGTCGGCCCACCACCAGGCGCCGGACGGGTCGCGGTCGGGCCAGACCTTGGTGGTGATCACCAGGTCCTCGGGGTAGGGCGCGAGCGCGCTGTTGATCAGCTCGTTGGCGGAGCGGGTGGCGGAGAAGTAGAAGGCGGCCGTGTCGATGTGGTTCACGCCCAGCTCGACCGCCCGGCGCAGCACCCGGATCGCCTGCCCGCGCTCGCTCGGCACGCCGCCGAACGGCACGCTGCCGGTCAGGCGCATCGCGCCGAGGCCGATCCGATGGACAGTCAGGTCGCCGAGCCGCACCACTGGTGCGGGGCCGGACTTCATGTGGGAGTTGGAAAAAGGCATGAAAAAAGCCTCCCCGCCGGACAAGGACCCGGATCGAGAAGGCTCGCGCTCACCTATCCTCAGCCTATCATCGTTTCATCATCTGTCGCAGCAGTCCTGAGAGTTGACAGGCCGTCCGTGCACGCATGACGTAGCGGCCCAATGACGTAGAGTCACTGCCATGACCGAGGAGACCCAGGGCGTCGAGACCGCGCACCACTACTACGGCAGCAGCCAGGTCGACGGCTTCTACTCCGCCGTCTGGGGCGGCGAATCCATCCACACCGGCAGCTACCTGAGCGAGCACGAGTCGATCGCGACGGCCTCCCGCCGCACCATCGAGCGGGCGGCGGAGCGGATCGCCGAGCGGCTCGGCCGGCCCGGCACCACCGTGCTCGACCTCGGGTCCGGCTACGGCGGCCCGACCCGCTACCTGGCCGAGACCTTCGGCTGCAGGGTGGTGGCGCTCAACATCAGCGAGTCGCAGAACGAGCGGCACCGCCGGACCAACGCCGAGCGCGGACTCGACGGCCTGATCGAGGTGGTGACCGGCTCCTTCCAGGACATCCCGTTCCCCGACGCCGAGTTCGACGTGGTCTGGTCGCAGGAGGCGTTCTGCCACAGTCCCGACCGCGACCGCCTGCTCGCCGAGGCGGCCCGGGTGCTGCGGCCGCACGGCGACCTGGTCTTCACCGACGTGATGGCGGCCGACGGCGTCCCGCCCGAGGCCCTGCACCAGGTGATCGAGCGCCTGCGCGTGCCCGACCTGGCCACCCCGGGCTACTACCGCCGCCGGCTCGCCGAACTCGGCCTGTCCCACCTCGAATTCGACCAGCAGAACGGTCAACTCCGCACCCACTACGAGCGCCTGACTGAGGAGACCCGGAGCCGCCAGGACCAGCTGCGCCGCCTGGTCGGCCCCGACTACCTGGCCGAACTGCTGGCGAACCTCCCGCTCTGGGTGGACGCCTGCCGGGACGGGCGGCTCAGCTGGGGCGTCTTCCACGCCCGGCGGTGACACCCGCCCGCTCCGCCGTTCCCGGGTGCGCTACCCCCTGACCAGCTTCTCCAGGTCGGCGATCGCGCCCTGGATCGGCGGGAGCGCGAGCATCCGGCGTTGTGCGCGGCGGGAGTTGGCGGTGTGTGCCGGGTCGGTGAGGACGCGGTGGCAGGTGGCGGCGACGTCGGCGGGCGCCGGGATGCGCAGGCCGAGGCCGAGCTGCTCGACCCGGTCGGCGTTGGCGGGCTGGTCGCCGAAGCAGGGGAGGACGGCCATCGGCACGCCGGCGCCCACCGCCTCGCGGATGCTGTTGTAGCCGCCGTGGGTGAGCAGCAGTTGGGCGCAGCGCAGCAGCAGCGGCTGCGGCATCGAGTCGACCAGGTGCACGCGGTCGGTGGGCAGCGACGGCAGGTCCACCGGGAGGCCGCCGGTGGCGATCACCGCCTGGCAGTCCAGCTCGGCCAGCCCGGTGGCGATCGCGCCGAGCAGGCCGACCGGGTCCAGCCCCACGGTCGGGACGAACGGCAGGACGGTGCCGAGCGAGGCGAGCACCAGCGGCTGGTCGGCGGGCAGTTCGGCGATCCATTCGGGCAGCACGGTGTTCGGGTCGACCTCGGTGGGCTGCCGGTAGCGGTGGAAGATGCCGCCGGGGTGGCCGGCGAAGGAGAGCCCGGCGGGCATGCAGTCCAGCCGGCCGTGGCGGTGCACGGCGGCGGGGTCGGGCTCGGGGGGCAGGTCGAGGTCGGCGCGGCGCTGGTTGAGGTGGGGCAGCAGGGCCACCGGGTCCAGGTGGTTGGCGGCCCCGGAGGGTGCGCTCAGGTGCGGCACGCCGAGCGTCTCGGCCACCAGGTAGCCGGCGAACTCGCCGCCGTCGCGGATCACCAGCTGGGGCCCGAACTCGCGGGCCACCGGCAGCAGCGCGTGGTAGCTGTCGGTCACGTGCGGCCCGGCGAAGATCTCCAGGACCAGCTCCTCGGACGGCCCGGCGTCCCGGTCCACGGTGACCAGCGGGTCCACCAGCAGCGGTTCCAGCCGCAGCGGCAGGCCGGCGAGCGGTGCGAGCAGTCTGGCGGGCGCCGCGACCAGCACCTGGTGGCCGGCGGTGGCCAGGGCCGAGGCCAGCGGCCGCACGGCGTTGACGTGGGAGGGCGATCCGGTGACGGTGACAAGGACGCGCACGGTGGTTCTCCTGACGGGAGATCGGTCGCCGGGCCGGCGGGCGGTCGTCAGTCGCAGCGTACGTGAACGACTGATCGGGTGTCAGGCGGACCCGCGGGCGCGCCGGGGGCGGACGGCGGTGCGCCGGGCGGGCGCGCGCCGGTCACGGGCAGTGAGCGCCCGGGTCGGGCCGGTGGCGGCGCGGGCGGGCCGCCGGGCGACTCGGGCAGCTTCGGTGAACATTCGCGCGATTTCCGTTATCCGGCTCCCGGCCGGGGGTCTCCTGTCTCGTAGGGCAGTCGACCGTAGGAGCACAGATGACGCATTACCCGACCGAGGAGCTGACGGACCGGTACGTCCCGAGCGCACCCGAACGGCGGGCGGGCGGCGGATCGCACCGCAAGGTCGGTAGCGGCGGGCGGCGCCGCCGGGCGCGGCGCGGGTCGGCGGCCAAGCCGCTGCTGGCCGTGGTCGCGGTCGCGGCGACGGCCACCACCGCGATGCTCGGCGGCAAGGTGCTGTTCGGCTCTGGCCCGCAGGACGGCCGGGCGGCCTCCGCGCCGGACCCGCAGCTGCCGGGGGCGGGCGTACCGATCGACGCACCGTCGGTGACGCCCAGCCAGTCGGCCGCCCCGCAGGCGGTGTCGGCCTCCCCGACCGCGAGCGTCGGCCCGACCCGGCTGCCCGGTGCCGGCACCAGCACGACGCCGGTGCAGCGGGCCGCCTCGGCCTCCGCCCGCCCGACCGCGGCCGCCCCGAGCACCAGTGTGCTGGCGGCCGTGCCGTCGCAGGCCCCGGCGACCCAGTCGACCGGCTCGGGTTCGGGCTCAGGTTCGGGCTCGGGCTCGGGTTCCGGCGCCGACCTGGACGCGGCGGCGAACCAGGTGCTCGCGCTGATCAACCAGGCCCGGGCCGCCCAGGGCGTGGCCCCGCTGACCATGCTCTCCGGGCTGCAGAGCAGCGCGAACGCCCACAACCACACCATGGCGGCGGGCTGCGGCCTGCAGCACCAGTGCCCGGGCGAGGCGGCCTTCGGCGACCGCGAGCACGCGGCCGGCGTGCAGTGGGGCACGGCCGGCGAGAACATCGGCGACGGCGGCCCGGTGGCCAACACCACGGATGCGATAGCCGCCATGGCGGTCGGCCTCACCAAGGACATGCTGGCCGAGCAGCCGCCCAACGACGGCCACCGCCGCAACATCCTCAACCCTGACTTCCACCACATCGGGATCGAGCTGCTGCGCGACTCCTCGGGGACGGTGTGGATGACCCAGGACTTCTCGGACTGAGGCGGCGTCCGTCAGCCGGGCAGCAGGCGCTGCGGGGCGGTCAGTTCCACTCCTGCAGCTGCCAGCCCTGGTAGAAGGCGTCCTGCGAGGCGCCGTTGCAGGCGTAACCACGGACCCCGTACTGCGAGTTGTCCAGGCAGATCGACGGGCTGTTCGGCAGGCCGTTCTTCAGGACGATCTCCTGCCCGCCGGAGGAGTCCGTGCGGAACCAGACCTCCCAGTTCTGGTACCCGTTGATGAAGCTGCTCCAGTTGCACGAGTAGGTGCGCAGGCCGTACTGCGGCGACCAGTCCAGGCAGCCGTTGCTGCCGGGGGCCTGGCTCTGCAACTGGGCGCCATCGGTGACGTCGTCGGTGTTGATCGCCTTCCACTTCTGGTAGCCGTTGTTGTAGCTGGGCGCGTTGCAGGGGTACATCCGCAGGCCGTACTGGCTGGAGTTGTCCAAGCAGTTGGCGCTGGTGCCCCAGTCCGAGCTGATCTGGTAGCTGCCGTTCTGGGTCCACCAGCCCGGCCCTACGTCGGCCTGGGCGCTGCCCGTGCTGATGACGCCCAGGCCGGCCGCCAGGCCGATGGCGGCCGCGGCCGAGCCGAGGCGGTGAAGAGTGCTGCGCATGTGCGGGTCCTTCCCCCGTAGAGGCCACGGAGGCAGGACGGTTGGACCGAGCCCCCGTACCGGTCTGCGCCGGAAGCTATCGGGCGCCGAGCGGCAACGACAACCCCTGGCGGGTCAAGATTCCGTGAGCGGCGGCACCGCCGGGGCCGGCCCCAGGGTGGTGGTGCCGGGCGTGGACTGGTGGCCGAGCCCGGCCCGGTAGGTGTCCAGGGCCTGCTCCAGGCGGCCGGTGCGGCGCAGCAGGTCGCCGAGCAGGCGGCAGAGGTCGGCCAGGTCGGCGCTGGCGCCCGCCTGTTGGAGCAGGTCCAGCGCGGTGCGGTAGTGCCGCTCGGCCTCGTCCGGCGCGCCGCGCTCCTCGGCGATCAGCCCGAGCAGGCGGTGGGCGGCGCCCGCGTGCACCGCGCCGCGGTGCGGGTGGAGCGCGTCCAGCAGCTCGGCGAGCAGCTCGGCCGCCTCGGCGCTGCGGCCCGAGCGGCGCAGCACGTCGGCCAGCTCGACCTCGATCTGCCGGATGTACAGGTCGGCCTGACGGTCCGTCAACATTTCGCGCGCGGTGCGCAGTTCGCGCTCGGCGGCGGCGAGGTCGCCGTGCTGGGCGCGCAGGTAGCCGCGCATCCAGTGGCAGTGCGCGAGTTCGGTGCGGATCCGCAGCTGCTGGTAGAGCTGCTGGGCCTGCGCCAGTGCGGCGTCGGCCTCGGCGGTCCGGCCGTCGGCCAGCAGGGTGCGGGCCACCGAGCGGTGCAGCCGGGCCACCGCGACCGGGTCGTCCACCTGCGGGGCCAGGGCCAGGGCGAGTTCGGCGGCCTGCGCGGCGCGGCGGTGGGCGCCCAGGTCCAGGTAGGGGGCGATCACGGCGGAGTAGAGCAGCAGCAGGGCCTGCGGGTCGGGTAGGCCGCCGTTGTTCAGCTGGTCGATCGCGCTCTCCAACAGGTAGCAGGAGTAGCGCAGGTCGCCCGCGAGCAGGTGGGCCACCGCCCGCCCGCGCAGCGCGGGCACCCGGCGGGGGAGCGGGGCGTCCCGGAGCAGCTCCTCGGCGGCCTCGAAGTGGCCTATCGCCAGGTCGAGTTCGCCGTGCTCCAGGGCGCAGTCGCCGAGCCCGAGCAGCGCGTCGGCCCGCTCCTGGGACAGGCCGTGCAGCCCGGCCTCGTCGGCCAGCCCGGCGAACCGCTCGGCCGCGTCGGCGGACCGGCCGGTGCACAGGGTCTGGCGGGCGTCGGCCAGCCGCAGCCGCAGGTCGGTGGCCAGGTGGGCGGGGCGTCCGGTGGCCAGCTGCTCCGCGGTGGTGCCGAGCCGTTCGGCGAAGAACCGCAGTGCGTTCTCCGAGGGGCGGACCCGGCCGGCCTCCAGGGTGGACACGTAGGCGGCGGTGTACGCGGGTTCGGCCAGCGCGCGCTGGGTGAGGCCGCGTTCGGTGCGCAGGGCGTGGATCCGGCGGCCGATCAGCAGTCTGTCGTCGTCCTCGTCGTCGGCCATGTCGCTCCTGTTCCGAGGGGTCTGAGGGGTGGTCACCCGGCACAGGCTATTGCGTGCCGGTGCGGCCGCCGCTAGCTTAACTCGTCATGTAAGCGGGCTTGAATCGGTAGTTGAGTCCGGGCACACGAGCCGGGACTTCCCCTCGCTGAATGGACCCCCCACATGCGCATACGCTCAGTCCTGGCCGCCGTCGCGACGGCGCTCGGCCTGTTCACCGCCCTGCCCGCGCCCCAGGCACTGGCCCAGGCACCGCTCGCCCCGGTGGTGCCCTCGGTGGCGCCGCTCGCCACCGGATCCGGCCCGGTCTGCTGGTTCGGCGCCTGCTATGACTACGTGTCGGGCCGTCAGAAGACCGACACCGCGGGTGCCAGCATCCTGATGACGCAGTCCGCGCCGACCATCAAGCCCGGTGACACCGAATCGCACTCGCTGCAGGAGCTGGCGGTGCAGTCCGCGGACCAGAAGTCCACGGTGGAGGTCGGCTGGACGGTCGACCTCGGGCTCAACGGCGACCTGCGGCCGCACCTCTTCGTCTACCACTGGGTGGACGGGCAGGAGAGCTGCTACAACGCCTGCGGCTTCGTGCCGGTCTCGCACACCGTCACGGCCGGCATGGCGGTGCGCCCCGGCGAGGCCGCGCGGTTCACCATCGTCAACCTCGGCGGCGACTGGTGGATCCTCTACGACCAGCAGCCGGTGGGCTACTTCCCCGGCTCGCTGTGGAACGGCGGCTACACCCGGGCGCAGACCATCACCGCCTTCGGCGAGGTGGCGCACGCCGCCGGCAGCACCTGCGAGACCATGGGCGACGGGCGGCTCGGCAGCGCGCCGGGCTCCGGCTGGATCCGCGACTTCCAGCTGCTCGGCTCCGCCGACCGGCCGCAGCTGACGGTCACCTCGACCAGCCCGGCGCTCTACGACTCGGGCGCGGTGCGGGCGACCTCGTTTCGCCTGGGCGGCCCCGGGGCAGGGCCCTGCTGACGGACCGGCACGACTGCGCGCCCGAGGGGCGGTCCCACCCGGACCGCCCCTCGGGCGCGTGCTGCGCCAGTTGTGAGCTGCGCCACATCCAGGAATCGCGTGCAGCAGGTGGTGGCCCGCATCCGTCATGCAGGCAGTAACAAGATCGGGAGGACGAATGAGTACAACGGCAGGCGACCGGTGATCGGCCTCCGGCGCGGCCGCGAGACGGCGGCCGAGCGGATCGACTTCACCGAGTTCGTGCAGCAGCGGTCGGCGGCGCTCTTCCGCACCGCCTACCTGCTGACGGGCAGTCGGGAGACGGCCGAGGACCTGGTGCAGGAGGCGCTGGAGAAGGCCTACCGGCGCTGGTCGCGGATCTGCGCGGCCGACTCGCCGGAGGCGTACCTGCGCCGGATGGTGGTGAACCTCGCCAACGACCGGTGGCGCCACCAGCGCCACGACGGGGGCGAGGCCGCCGGAACGGCGGAGGACCGCGCCGCCGACGACGACCCGTTCGCGCTGGTCGACCTGCGTGAGGAACTGGTCCAGGCACTGCACGCGCTGCCGATCGGCATGCGCACTGCGGTGGTCCTGCACTACCTCCACGACATGGACGACCAGCAGATCGCCGAGATGCTGAACGTCTCGCCCAGCACCGTGCGCTCACAACTCTCCCGGGCCCTGGTCAAACTGCGCGCCGCGCGCCGACCGGCCGGACCGTCGCAGGGCGGCCGGGCCGTCGCCCGGCCCCTCACCCTCCTCGATCTCAAAGGCGTGTGACGACTCATGACCTCCTTCGACCCGCACAACGGCTCCACCGGGTTCGTCCCGGACTCTGACTCGGACTTCGGAAAGGCACTGATCCAAGCCATGGACGACTTCTCGCACTCGGCCTCCGCCCCGTCCTTCGACTCCGCGGGCATCGTCCGCCGGACCCGGCGCCGCCGCGGCGTGCTGGCGCTCGCCGGGTCGGCGGCTGCCGTCGCGGCGGCGGTGACGCTGACCCTGACCCTGGGCACCTTCTCCGGCGGATCGACCGTCGCGGTCGCCGCCGCGCCCACCGCCGCGCCCACCGCCTCGTACGACAACGAGCTGCCGCCGAGCGCCGACGTCGCCCAGCCCATGCCGCAGGACACGAACGCGAACGCCGTCGTGGTGCCCGACCTGATCGGCATGAACCAGGAGCAGGCCACCCACGCGCTCCGGGTCCTGGGGCTGGACGTCTCGGTCGGCCAGACGCACACCAACGTGAACCCGCAGTTCTTCCCGTCGGCGCACGCGAGCCTGATCGGGCCGGGCGGCCAGGTCCCGGTCGGAATCGTCGCCTACACCAGCCCGGCTGCCGGTACCCGGGTCGCCCCGGGCACGATCATCGGGATCGGGATCACCCACGAATGACGAGGCCTCACGGCGTCACGATGGCGAAGTTCGGGTCCGGTGCGTCGAGCAGGCCGAGCAGCTGGGTCAGCAGTCCCGGGTCGCCGGCCATGGTGATCCCTTCGGTGCCCAGGCCGGCCAGCGCGCCCAGTAGTTGGGGCTTGGTCATCGTCATGGTCAGTCCGGCGGTGGGGTCCGGGCGGTCGTCGGTGGTCCAGGTGAGCACCCCGTGGGCCAGCCGCAGGTGCCAGTAGGCGTCCTCGACGAACCAGTCGACGGCGAGTGAACTGTCCCAAGCACGCGGCCCGTTGAGCCGCACCGCGAGACCGTCGAGGAGCTGTCCGACGGTGAGCGCGAGGAACATGTCGATGCCCGCGCCGGTGCGCTGCGCGGTCTGCACGCCCTCGGTGAGTTCGAGGGCCCCGGTGAGGTAGAAGTTGCGCCACACCGCGTTCTCGGCACCGTGCGCCAAGGTGGTGTACAGACCGGCGAGTTGGTCGCGGGCCGCCCGGTCGTCGGGGTCGTTGAAGACGGCGTGGTTGAGCAGGGTCACCGCGAACCGCAGGTCACCCGCCCGCGCGTACCGCTCGGCTTGTTCGCGCACCGCCGCGTTGCCGCCGAGGACTTCGACCCAGCGCCGGGCCTCCTCGACCGGCGGCAGCTCCCACAGGTGGGCCGGGTTGCCGTCGAACCAGCCGAGGTAGCGCTGGTAGATCCCCTTGACGTTGTGACTGAGCGAGCCGTAGTAGCCCTGGTTGGCCCACACCGAGGCGATGGCGGGAGGGAGTTGGAGTTCCTCGGCGATCTCGGCCGGGGTGCGCCCCTGGTTGATCAGGCGCACGGTCTGGTCGTGCAGGTAGGCGTAGAGGTCGCGCTGCTGGGTGAGCAGGGCGGTGATCCGCTCGCCGCCCCAGGTCGGCCAGTGGTGGGAGGCGAAGGCGACGTCGGCCGCGCCGTCGTAGAGGCCGATCGCCTCGGTGAGGTAGCCGGCCCAGGCCCGGGCGTCGCGGACCTGGGCGCCGCGCAGGGTGATGATGTTGTGCATGGTGTGGGTGGCGTTCTCCGCCATGCAGACCGCGCGCAGGTCCGGGAAGAGGAAGTTCATCTCCTCCTGGCACTCGGTGCCGGGCGTCAGTTGGAACCGGATCCGCACGCCGTCGAGGGTCACCTCCTCGCCGGTGGCGGTGACGTACCGGGTGGGGGCGATCAGGCCGACGGTGCCGAGCGAGACCGTCAGGCCGAGCCCACAGCCGAGTTGCGCGGCCGCGCCGGCGGGCAGGTGGGCGCCGTACATGTAGCCGGCGCGGCGGGCCATCGCGGTGCCGACGTGCAGGTTCTCGCTGACCGCGTGCTCCATGAACCCGGCCGGGGCGAGGATCGGCACCTCGCCCGCGCCGTCCGGCAGCACGCCGCGGCAGCCGCCGAAGTGGTCGACGTGCGGGTGGGTGTAGATCATCGCCCGGACCGCGCGGTCGCCGCGGTGCTCCCGGTAGAGCCGCAGCGCGGCGGCCGCGGTCTCGGCGGAGATCAGCGGGTCGATCACGATGATGCCGCTGTCGCCCTCGACGATCGTCATGTTGGACAGGTCGAGCCCGCGGACCTGGTAGATCCGGTCGGTGACCCGGTAGAGCCCTTGGCGGGAGAGCAATCGGGCCTGCCGCCACAGGCTCGGGTCGGCCGTCGCGGGGGCCGGCTCGCCGTCGGCGAGGAAGGCGTAGGCCGCCGGGTCCCAGGCGGTCCGGCCGTCGGCGGTGCGGATCGGCCCGCCGG of Kitasatospora viridis contains these proteins:
- a CDS encoding CAP domain-containing protein, with translation MTHYPTEELTDRYVPSAPERRAGGGSHRKVGSGGRRRRARRGSAAKPLLAVVAVAATATTAMLGGKVLFGSGPQDGRAASAPDPQLPGAGVPIDAPSVTPSQSAAPQAVSASPTASVGPTRLPGAGTSTTPVQRAASASARPTAAAPSTSVLAAVPSQAPATQSTGSGSGSGSGSGSGSGADLDAAANQVLALINQARAAQGVAPLTMLSGLQSSANAHNHTMAAGCGLQHQCPGEAAFGDREHAAGVQWGTAGENIGDGGPVANTTDAIAAMAVGLTKDMLAEQPPNDGHRRNILNPDFHHIGIELLRDSSGTVWMTQDFSD
- a CDS encoding helix-turn-helix domain-containing protein; this translates as MADDEDDDRLLIGRRIHALRTERGLTQRALAEPAYTAAYVSTLEAGRVRPSENALRFFAERLGTTAEQLATGRPAHLATDLRLRLADARQTLCTGRSADAAERFAGLADEAGLHGLSQERADALLGLGDCALEHGELDLAIGHFEAAEELLRDAPLPRRVPALRGRAVAHLLAGDLRYSCYLLESAIDQLNNGGLPDPQALLLLYSAVIAPYLDLGAHRRAAQAAELALALAPQVDDPVAVARLHRSVARTLLADGRTAEADAALAQAQQLYQQLRIRTELAHCHWMRGYLRAQHGDLAAAERELRTAREMLTDRQADLYIRQIEVELADVLRRSGRSAEAAELLAELLDALHPHRGAVHAGAAHRLLGLIAEERGAPDEAERHYRTALDLLQQAGASADLADLCRLLGDLLRRTGRLEQALDTYRAGLGHQSTPGTTTLGPAPAVPPLTES
- a CDS encoding neprosin family prolyl endopeptidase; the encoded protein is MRIRSVLAAVATALGLFTALPAPQALAQAPLAPVVPSVAPLATGSGPVCWFGACYDYVSGRQKTDTAGASILMTQSAPTIKPGDTESHSLQELAVQSADQKSTVEVGWTVDLGLNGDLRPHLFVYHWVDGQESCYNACGFVPVSHTVTAGMAVRPGEAARFTIVNLGGDWWILYDQQPVGYFPGSLWNGGYTRAQTITAFGEVAHAAGSTCETMGDGRLGSAPGSGWIRDFQLLGSADRPQLTVTSTSPALYDSGAVRATSFRLGGPGAGPC
- a CDS encoding SigE family RNA polymerase sigma factor, with the protein product MIGLRRGRETAAERIDFTEFVQQRSAALFRTAYLLTGSRETAEDLVQEALEKAYRRWSRICAADSPEAYLRRMVVNLANDRWRHQRHDGGEAAGTAEDRAADDDPFALVDLREELVQALHALPIGMRTAVVLHYLHDMDDQQIAEMLNVSPSTVRSQLSRALVKLRAARRPAGPSQGGRAVARPLTLLDLKGV
- a CDS encoding PASTA domain-containing protein — protein: MTSFDPHNGSTGFVPDSDSDFGKALIQAMDDFSHSASAPSFDSAGIVRRTRRRRGVLALAGSAAAVAAAVTLTLTLGTFSGGSTVAVAAAPTAAPTASYDNELPPSADVAQPMPQDTNANAVVVPDLIGMNQEQATHALRVLGLDVSVGQTHTNVNPQFFPSAHASLIGPGGQVPVGIVAYTSPAAGTRVAPGTIIGIGITHE
- a CDS encoding alkyl/aryl-sulfatase, whose protein sequence is MTPLHRPDTAGAAAAALAPNPQTAGPGSATGSTPLNGPDFTDDTDFADADRGFIAAFTGGPIRTADGRTAWDPAAYAFLADGEPAPATADPSLWRQARLLSRQGLYRVTDRIYQVRGLDLSNMTIVEGDSGIIVIDPLISAETAAAALRLYREHRGDRAVRAMIYTHPHVDHFGGCRGVLPDGAGEVPILAPAGFMEHAVSENLHVGTAMARRAGYMYGAHLPAGAAAQLGCGLGLTVSLGTVGLIAPTRYVTATGEEVTLDGVRIRFQLTPGTECQEEMNFLFPDLRAVCMAENATHTMHNIITLRGAQVRDARAWAGYLTEAIGLYDGAADVAFASHHWPTWGGERITALLTQQRDLYAYLHDQTVRLINQGRTPAEIAEELQLPPAIASVWANQGYYGSLSHNVKGIYQRYLGWFDGNPAHLWELPPVEEARRWVEVLGGNAAVREQAERYARAGDLRFAVTLLNHAVFNDPDDRAARDQLAGLYTTLAHGAENAVWRNFYLTGALELTEGVQTAQRTGAGIDMFLALTVGQLLDGLAVRLNGPRAWDSSLAVDWFVEDAYWHLRLAHGVLTWTTDDRPDPTAGLTMTMTKPQLLGALAGLGTEGITMAGDPGLLTQLLGLLDAPDPNFAIVTP